The Paramormyrops kingsleyae isolate MSU_618 chromosome 12, PKINGS_0.4, whole genome shotgun sequence region ATTAACCTAGTTGGATGCTGGGATCTAGGTTAAGTGCCTAACAGCTAAAGGCTGATACTGCAAATTTTCAGTGTCAGCAATGCTACAGTGAACCCTGCATCAGAACATGTAATCCACCATCATTTGTTCGCTCTGGAGAAACTGCGTCTTTGTTTCGACAGGGCAGTTCTACATGAACGTTAGCCTGATGTTACTGTTGATCTGTCCCCCAGCCTCCAGACAACGGGCCACCTCCCCTGCCCAGCTCGTCCCTGCCGGAGGGCTACTATGAAGAGGCAGTGCCCCTTGGTCCGGGCAAGGCCCCTGAGTACATCACATCTCGTGAGTCTCCTGAATTGTGTAATCTCCCCCCACCCTGACCTAATGGCCTAATGCCCAGTGTTTTGATTGGATTAAGTAACTGGTCTGTATAACCAGCTCTAAAGTTTCGTAATTTCATTTGTCCATCTGAGAAGCAAGTGTCAGCTGGTGTAAATATCTGGAACCTTTCAGACTACGACTCGGATGCCATGAGCAGCTCATATGAGTCGtatgatgaggaggaggaggacggaAAGGGCCAGAAGATGAGGCACCAATGGCCATCAGAGGAGGCCTCCATGGACCTGGTGAAGGACGCACGCATCTGCGCCTTCCTGCTGCGCAAGAAGCGCTTCGGCCAATGGACCAAGCTTCTTTGTGTCATCAAGGACAACAGGCTCCTGGTATGTAGGACCAAATGGGGTAGAACATGGAAAATGGGGCATGCTGGGTACAGTGAGGTATGATGAGGAAGAACAAGCTGTAATGCAGGCAGCAATAGGCAAGAAAGTGTTAATGCAAGACAGTGGGCAACAGCAGGGTCCTGACAGGAGACTCTGCTGGGCGTCCGAGCAACATGGCTTAGCTTAGAACAACATGTTTATCTTTATGAAGTGTCAGGATTGATagttactttggataaaaaaatGATTAAAGCATCAGTATAGACTGCTTGACTACAGAAATGGTGACAAAACCAGACATTCGTTCAGAGAGTACCATATAAACACCTGAGTGAGCTTCTTCTGCCTCAGCCCTCAGTGAGCATAGATCTTCTATCTGTATAATAGAGGCTCATATCAGGCTGCCATATTAATGTGCATCTTCAGCTCCTATAGTCCTGTGTACTGTGCACAGTTCTGCCTCGTAATTCTTCGTCTGACTCTGCCTCTGTACCACACTTTCCTGGTAGTGCTACAAGTCTTCGAAGGACCAGGTCCCACAAATGGATCTTCCGTTGGCTGAGTGCAGCATCACGCATGTCCCGAAAGACGGCAAGAAGAAGAAGCACGAGCTGAAGattgtccaccagggggcagatgCCCTGGTACTGGCTGTACAGAGCAAGGAGCAGGCAGAGGAGTGGCTCAAGgtatagctgtgtgtgtgtgcgtgtttgtgtgtgtgtggattatatttatattacattgtggggaccaaatgtatcccacattgtgataaaaacctgttatttttatgttgtggggacaatttttcaggtccccacaaagatctgtgattgtaatcataaaaataaaaatgccataaTTCTCATATTTAGTTTGGCTATTTAGCTTGGCCAGGGTtacggctgggtagggattacgGTCAtgatgttgggattagagtttactacatagaaattaatggagagtccccacaaagatataattacaaacctgcatttgtatgtgtgtgtaaagatTACATCCAGTTGTTGACATAAAACATACTCCTAAGCCTGCTGTTTAGTCCTTTGAATATAACCATCTAGCAACATCAAACAGAAAGCAGCGATTTTACTGATGTTGTTTTCCTGATATTATGTCAGGGTCACACGGTTATTTGGAACAGGTGCCCAAACCTCTCATATCAGCTAGGATGTTTAGTTTGAACTGTTTTCAGACCGCCTTCTTAAATCGTACCCTAAAacttcaaaaagaaaaacatctacAGAGGGTTCTGTCCGCCTGACACCCAGCTCGGTTCCGCTTTTTGTTTCCATGAGACGTGTACCTCTGACATATTGAATTACTCTTTGAAAAATGGAAGGACTGGTGTTGAGGTTAGAGCTCAAAGGAAACTCACTTCCCTCGAGAGATTTCCGTCGAGATTTTGTTTATCTTTCGAACCTATTGTGTGCTATTTTAAGGTTTGTTCCCTGTTAGGTTTCGTTGTTCACAGCAGTGGCAGTGAAATTCCCTGTGCTGCAATTCCGAGCACCTTTACACACTGCCTGGATCCATACCGCCTCATCAAAAACCTTTGCGATGCACGTAGATGGGTCTCCAAGGAGCCCGTGAAAACGCGTGCCTCTGAGACTCCTCACACAGACGCCATCAGACGAACGTAGCGTTGATTGTGTTTGCTTTCGTAAACGCTCGTGTTTCTGTTAGGGATTCTGTGTACTCTTCATTTATACTGTTACTCTGCTGTGATGGTCTATTGATTGAtcagttggggtggggggggggtgcataccCAGATTTGGGGTTACCTGCAAGTTGCACGATCTGTAAAAGATATGCCAAAGTCAGCTGGCAGTACAGGTGGAAAGGTCAGGTTCAGGAAGTACAAACCAAGACCAAGGTCTTGTTTCAGccgaccagttgagtataaagaatcacagtcacaggTTAATCAGTTGGTTGGTGGAAACAAAAccttagtctggatttgtactctctagacctgaactttccacctgaACAAAGGAAGGGATCAACAGTGATGGTCCGTAAGCATCAAGGCTGGCAGGAAGGCCTTGCATATTCAGTCAGGTGCTTGCTTACTGAGAGCACATTGAAACAGTAAGTGGTAGTGTGGGATAAACACGTGCCTGTTCTTGTACAGAACAACACTCCGCAATCAGGGTAGCCAATTACTGTTCAGCTGGCTCCAGTTTTACGGGGGTACACTTCATAGCACATGTGTTTCCAGCGTACAATTAAATGTACAGCAAGAATATGCTTCCAAGCAAGCTCTGAATACAGTGCAGGCCTTGGGATACTGCAGTGCATCATTAGGCTAAAAGATTAAAGGGCGTTTGGATGTGGCTGCTAAGGCAACAACAGAGTTCTtgactgggcactgtgtgtatGAACAGGGAATCCAGCATCCATTGCTGTGCTGCTGTGCTGCATGCTCTGCAATAATATAAAAGACAGCAACATTACAAGAAGTGTTTTTAAGACTGTTATAATAATGACTTCTCCTGTTTACATCTCCACCacgttttttcttttgtgtCTCTGCCACGTCCTCACCACTCTGTgttctctccttctctcctccTTCCATGCTCCTTTCGGTTTTCTTCCACCCTTCATCTAGGCCTGGCCTCCTTCCTCTACCTGGGACGGGCGGGACGGAGGCCCTCGTTTCCttctctccctcttcctcttcctccttcctcTCGCTCTTTGTGGGTCCGGCTCTGGGGGCTTGGCGTGCTGGCCCGGTGAGACCCACGTGGCCTCGGGAGACGTTGTGCTGAGCAGACGCCATTGCCTGTGCTGGTGCTGTGTTGCCCGTGTAACATAATCTGTAATTCTCAGTCCGTGGGGTCCCTGGATGATTATTACCCACATCACTGCTTTGCAGTCTGGGCTAGGTTCATTGTAGGTTGCAGGTTTTTACAGTGCATTTCAGTTTGCAGTTGGAGCAGTGTGTTTCAGTTTGCAGTTGGAGCAGTGTGTTTCAGCACCAGGTAATCCCACTTACAAAGATCAATGAAAGTGTTCTTGGTGTGATAGTGCCAAACCTGTCAGGGTTGTCTGTCCATTCAAGCAGTTTCCATCCTTTCTCTGATCTCCAGTGGGAACTTCTCAAATAAATATAGCTGAATTGGCACCTAAGTCAGCTTAAAATGAGTTTAAGCTTAAAGTAGGAATCAGCCTcattttttcatatttacatttatatatttagcaGATACATTTGTCCAAAGCAGCGTACAAGTGAGGCACATAACATATTGCAAACATTTATGCTGTCAAGTAGTCAACTAGGCATAGGTGCAGTTAGGTTGTGCATCacagcaggagctacacaacaactGCACAACTACAGAACAACTTATAACAAAGCAAGAACTTAATAATACTATTCAAGGGTCAACAGTGCAACATAAGAGCATTCAAGGAACATGAAGAGGCATCGGGTTAGTAAAGGAATTCCTGGAACAAATGGTTGTTGAGGCGTTTCTTGAAGGTCCATGTGTGGATTCTGCTCAGAGCAACGTCAAGTAACCATGTTTGTGGCTTTAATTTTCGTTATCTGTGTGCTCTGGTAAAGTCACTTTTTGGGTTATGCCTTATCAAATCTATGCATGGTTCAGCCAGACGTTTCATGAGTCTGTGTAGGCTTGCGactcctgggatttgaacctacagcTTTTGGTACCAAGGCGACTTGCATTCTTGACTTTCCAAATCCCTAATCTGCCACTCAGCCAAGGGTTCCTCTTAGAAGGCTGTACTCCCAAAGTAACTTTAATGATTGGGGATAAATTCACGAGATCAATAGTGAGGACACTTAGAGAGTGGAGGAGGTGGGGTTTCATGTGAATGAGGACAGATCCACAAACTGGCTGAGCACTGGTACATACCAGGCCTGGCTATGATGTCAGCCAAACCACAGGCCCAGTGGCTGTAATTTCCTTGCAAGGTCTATTAGTTTCAGCATCAATATGAGCCAAAACCAACTGGCAGCTTTTACTGACAATGCTGAGAAGGCCTTCGCAGCCCTGTAGTTTGCTGGTGGCTCTGCTCTGGGATGTGCCCAAGACTTTGAAGAATGCGCAGTTGTCCCTTGCTGACCTCTTGTGACATAGCTGGCCTTGATGACTGTTAGGTTTTTGGAAGGAGCTGAACTTCTAATCCTGGGCTCTAGGTTCAAAGTCTCAGTTCTGCATCAGTCAAGCTTGCCTGTGCCCCACCCACACAACGTGGCAGAGTCATTCATTTGCGATGATTAGCCGTTGCGCTCCCATGAGACTGCTACTAATATAGCCCGTAGCGCCCACTGTCGCCGTGCTGTGTGCAGGCTGTGCGTAATCCTTTGGCCAGTGATGGCGTGGCTGCTTAAAGTGGTGCTGAATGTCGTCACAGTATGGATGCGAAAGTGATAGTGTGTGATTCTACTGGATGGAGGTCCAGGTCTTTGTCCTGGGCAGCTAGTTGTTCCTTTTGGCCCAGATCCCTCCTGCATTTGCATCATGAGCTGCATCCGTTCTCAAGATGACTTTGTGAAAACCGGGACACTAGCTGACCGGAACCAGGACTAGGACTAGGGGCTTCAGGCGCCATAGTAACACTGGTTTTCTGTGCTCAAGGTTATGAAGGAAGTGTGCAGCAATGGAGCCATTGATTGTGATGGGGTGGGATCTGGCTCGCCAGTCCACAAAACTGAGCTAGAAAAGGCAAGTACTGAGTCCTCGGCTAAAGCCCAAGATCCACTGCAATGTGCCAGGTTTAGAAACCACACCGACCAGCGGCCTGACTATTAAAATATCAGTTTATAAGATTTCAAATACTGCTTTATTACAAAAAATTTGTACAGGATATTGACCACTAGATTGATGTCTGTAGTAAAACTGCATATTTTAACAGAAAGCAATACTTTTAAAATATCCAGTGACATCCCAGAAATGAATAATTTTCAGATTCCAGACCTGTTGGTTCATAATTACTTTTTACAGTTCCTGTGCCATTTacctttgtatgtgtgtgtccagCAAAAATCCAGCATTAACTTGTACAATGTTTTTTAGGctcttacagtgttcatttgaAACCAGTTGCACTCATGAACACTGCCGGTGTTAATTCAACACTGGGTGTTTTACTCTGTAAACACAAGGACAGTGTTGTAATTCTTGAGATCTGGCTCCTCTTGTAGAAGCTATCCTGTGAGAAACCCAGCTCTGATGGCGAGTGGAACCATGAAAATGGAACGACAGACACCAAAGAGCAAGGTAATTCCTGTAGTACGAGACTGTGAGCAGGGCGTCGCATGGAGAACCGTAAGAGATAGTGATGAGAGTAAGCTGTCCTTTGTTCCTCAAAGATTATTCTTATGGTTAAGCAGCGTGGGTGAAACCTGTCAATGGCATTACAGGACTGTGATAGTTTGGTCATACATTAAACCTCTGGAGTTTACAAAGCACTGACGTCCATTCATGGCTTATTTGATTCCACTTCCTGTTGCTTCAAGACGAACTATCAATACCAGTATAAAATACCAGTGTACTTCCTGATGTCAGTAGCTCCCAGTGTTTGGCATGTGGGTGTCTAGAGTACCACTTTCTGGTAACACGACTGAATCCTCTTGTAGAATTTGGGGCAGcttcaagttaaaaaaaaagttatttttttttattctaggAGTGCCAGAATCAAACAAAGAGTATCCACACATGATCCTCACTGAAAAGTCAGGGGATTTCATTAGAATTTATTTGCCCGAGGGGCGGTCCTCTGTGGGGATTAGAGTTTAGTTTAACAGGCTGAAAGTGCTGTCCTCAGCATTCAGGAATCCGGAGCCCTTGCTCTTATCAAGATGGCCTGTTCTGTGCTTGCAGTGTCTGAAGTAAATTTCACAGCTACACTGAAATCTAGCCTTGCATGGGTCGCTAAATCAAAAATACTGCATCTAtccactttgaatggtgttttATACTTTTCTTAAATTACTTGAAAATAATGGTCTATCACTTCGGAAGGTAGATCTGTGGTTTCGAGTAAACAAAACCGTCTAGCTAGTTGGATAGGGTTTGCCTGGATTATTTGTTGTTTGGAGTATTCAGATATTCAGAAAGTATTTCGACTTTCCCACAGACATACCATGTCTGTTAGAGCTGGGCAGATAATTATAGAGTTTGAGAAGATTTTATATCCCCATGTGTAAAGACTGAGATTCCAGAGAGTCTGGTAGCACTTTTCCATCACCAATGACGGATCTCTTATCTCCACTCTGCACCACATGCGCCTGCCTTCCAAACCTGCATGCCACCAGCAAACCAGGCCAACACTGTGGGCCTGGACTTGTTCAGAAGTAGGCCTGCTGACCCCCCTCTTGGTTGGGATAATTCTCTGATTATAGACATACTTTCCATTGCTGGTAACTGTTCCAATTTGTTGGATTTAAATTAGCAAGATCATACATTTTCCCCTTACAGATCAAGCATTTTTACATATGTGGGTCTGGTTTCTTCTTTATGACTGGACAGCGTGGCATCAGAAATGGGAGGAGGATGTAGGAATGGCTGCAGATTCGCACATTAAGGCGACAGCAGGCGTGTCCTGTCTGCTTAATCCTGTCAGGATGTCGGCTCCTGGAAGCCACCCGCCAGGCCTGAATCATGTATTGACACAGCTCCATATGTTGTCCTGAAGCTTCCATAGCATCTCCCTCTGTTCAGAAGCCAGAGACCTCTGATTATAGCTGTATGCATGTCGTTTAAATCAGTAAAGTATACAAGCTAAAGAAAGTCCTTTGGTCCCATTTGATACATGTGGCAAACACAAGACCCAGGGCAAGACTCCATGCTTTTTACTGGTATCAGTGTGAGGTAGCAGAGATGGCTGATTTAACGACTAAAGGCAGCCCTTACTGAATGCTGTGTTGATCCTGCCACCCCATTGGCCCACCGCTCACCCAAAGGCCCGCCCGTAGGGTCAGTGCTGTCCAGAAGATCCTCTCCTTATGAATGATTGCAACAGAATCCGAATGATGGTGCAACCGGATCAGCATTACTGCTCTGACTTCTGGATGTACCTGTAGCAGCTTCACTCTTTTGTTGGGAATGATGTGGATCATGTGTGTAAGGTTTTTGCATGTCCCACTTGGCAAATGGTGCAGAAGGCTAGGCTGATGTATccatgatcggaaggttgctagttcaaatgCTGTGGTCAGCAGCTTGGGGTCAGATCACAGAGTCATTTATCCAGCACCCTTGGAGCGGTTTAGTTTGGGCCATTGCTCTGTGGCCCAACAGTCAGCCAtcaccctgctggccacaggacttgaaccaacaaccttctgaccTGGGActgtcctaacctgctgaaccacacaccaccctgGTTGTCTTCTGTCCTTCACATGCTCCTGTCTCACGCATCAGCTAAAGGGAAGAAGAATGCCAAGGTGGATCAGAAGGGTGCCGTGGGCAAGGTGACAGGGAAGAAGATCACCAAGATCATCAGCCTGGGGAAGAAGAAGCCATCAACCGACGAGCAGACCTCCTCAGCAGAAGAAGATGTCCCCACCTGTGGTAGGGGGCCTTGGGAGAGTCTGAGGAGGGTGTGTAGTCCCAACCCAGTTTTTGGGGAACCCCCAGATAGTCCATGTACCGGGACataggaaggagcaaaaatatggaacttggggtccccaaggaccagattgggaaacactggtccaCTGCCTCACCTTTCATTGTGATTATTCACGTAAACACTTCCTCTCCACTGCACTGCTCTGTTCGATATGGGAGTCTCAATTACTCTGCTGCTGTCAGCCATTTATAGCACCCAGTGGGCTGGATAAATCATTCTAAGACGTGTAAGTGGCTGATTTCCCTGATGACTGACAGGGTACCTGAACGTCCTGTCCAACAACCGCTGGCGGGAGCGCTGGTGCCGGCTGAAGGACAACCAGCTGCTTCTGCACAAGGACCGGGCCGACCTGAAGAGCCACATGGCCTCGCTGCCGCTGCGGGGCTGTGAGGTCATCCCCGGGCTGGACTCCAAGCACCCCTTCGCCTTCCGACTGCTGCGCAACGGTCAGGAGGTGGCTGTGCTCGAGGTAGGTACCCTTATACCTTGGTCTGATCTGAAGCCCCCTGACCACCAACTCCTAGTTCTGTCTCTGACTGGGAAAGCCTGTTCATACCACATAGGCCACATTCCTCCATGGGTTGAAAAACTACACTGCAGACGTTTCAGTCGTGTCATAATGGTTATTCTTCTCCGCATATGTCAGAGCGATTTATGTTCCCCGGCCGCACTGATCCCCCCTCTCCACTCGGCGCCAAATGGCTGCACCTCGCTGACGGACTCTCGAGTGCCGTCTCACCACTGGTTGAGATGTGGTGGTTGGGGATACGTGCAGTAGGAATCTTAGCTGTTCAGCTGGAGGATTATGGGAGGGGCGTGAGCCGCAGCGCTGAATGTACCCGCGACGAGGCAGATGTCCACCACTAGGATGGGTAATGACAGTGGGGCCTCTCTTCTTGGTGCCGACTTGTAGCACAGCTCACTCGAGTTATGTGGTTTCTGTGGCCACCATTGAAGTGGAGTTTGTTTTTCTGTCCTTCTCAGTTTTCCTCTGTTCTCTCTCACCCTGTCCTTTAAACCGCTTTCTCTCTATGTCCTGTTTCGTACTCCGGTTTCACTCTTCTTAACTTTTACTCAACTCCACTTTTAGCCCACTAAACGCTTTTGTCTTGCAGTCCTTTGGCCGTTTTCATTTCTCCCTTTTTCCTGATGACTTCTTCCCCTATTTCCTCCTTCTCCTTCCCTCCCTTCCAAAGTTCTCTACATTTGCCCCCACCCTACAAACCCCTGTCACACCCTCTTATTTAGATGTGTATAGTTTATGTCGTAGTGGCCTGATATGTACCAGATGCTGCACATTCTCTATCGATATtcatatgtatattttacactattagctactttttttttcctttaatatttttatgtatgatgaatatccatccatccattttcagtcaGCACTTCTCCTAATAAGGGTTGGGAGTTTGCTCCAGAGTCTATCCCTGAaactatgggtgcaaggcaggaagCAACCCGAACTCGAACCCGGCTCCCAGAGGTGCAAGGCAAAAGTGCGAAGCCCTGCAccaatgtatattttatatggtTGTATTGTATCTACTGGGCTATTTTATGTTCTCATTATTTTTCTCATTACTTTGTAGCCTTTGCAGGAGTGAACATAGGAAGAATTCCATCGTGTAGACACTGCATTAGATTGCTAGAATGTTGAATTCTTGTTTCTTAGGCATCGTCCTCTGAGAACATGGGCCGCTGGTTGGGTGTCCTCCTGGCTGAGACGGGCTCCACAACGGATCCTGCTGCACTGCATTATGACTACATCGACGTGGAGACCACCGCCAACGTCATCCAGCTGGCCAAGCAGTCATTCTGGTGAGCTCCCAGATCCCTCTGGCGTGGAGCTGGGGGCGGAAGGGGAGGGAATTAGACAACCTCCCCAGGCAGCAGATGATTGATTTATACACGAATCCTGCACTTTACTCTTTAGCTTTTTCTACATCTGTCTTACTGCAAGAGGTGAATTTAACCTATTAAGAAAAATCCTATGAAACACCACTTACCATATACACTCAGCATAGCAAATtcattcaaatgaaaaaaagtaaaGTTTTGACACTGCTAGTGAATTCTGGGTGTAGCAGCTCTTGTTTAGCCAGCCCACGATGTTTGCAGGCTCTAGGCCAGACCTCATCAATGAATTAATTATGCTTTATAGAGCAAGTGACTCTTTCTGTCTgcatttggggaaaaaagtaaAACCACTTCAGATAAGTTGTGGAAGAGTCAGAAAAGCCTTTATGTTTATAGAAGTatggcttgttttttttccagtgaagGTTAATGCATATTTAGTGACTTACATGGATATTTTGGAATGAAAATCCCACATACACTTCTCAAAAGAGTAAAGTAGACCTGCTATATACTTGTTCCTTTGGAGGAAAAAGAATGGAGAAAGTGTTTGTGCAGGCTGACCAACTTGCTGAGGCTTATAGAGGGTAGGTTTTCCTGCTCACACTGGACATGTTGCAGATAACTGAAAGAAAACCTACTTCCCAGAGCAGCCAGACTATTCCAATGCTATTGGGCTGTAGCATCTGTTTGAATGATCCCAAAGGGACCTTTTGGGGTGTTTATTTCAGTGCCTGTCAGAGGACATCAACCCTCCCAACCTTTCAGCCAGGCTGGATTGATAGTTAATGGGAGAAAGTGGCTACGGACTACATGGCAAGGAGGATGTACATCATGCTGTCAGGCTTTTTCTAGCCTCTGCTGACTTAAGTATTTTTGGATATTTGATAGAGGTGACATGGAGGGCAGTTAACATTGTTGATGAATGATCAATCTCAGTACAAAAGTGTATGTAAACTGCCTGTAGTGTTTGTGTTTGGCATCATGTTTAACTGTGATCTCCTATCCTGTTTGCGTGTGACCAGCTTTACCAGCAAGCGTGCGGTGTCGCCCAATCCGTACCTGGACAATCCTGTCAATGGCTATGCCTGTCCTTCCGGAGTGGCGCTACACTACGATGATGTGCCCATCAATGGAACGGTAAGCTTACCTGTCCATCTTCCCATGATGCTCTACCAGTGTCACATGCTCTTCTAATCTTATCCCTGTGTCTTACCAAGCATTACATAATTAGATACTAGTTTGTTATGGATTATAGGTATTAATAAAAATCATATAAACAAATACATATGGCCCCAAAATACTTAATAAAGGTGAGCATTGTGTAGAAATTATAGCGAAGGTTTTCCTTTAGTTTCTGGTTACGATAGATCTAATACGTGACAGCACAAGTGAATGCATGTTGACAGCCAGGAGTCGTAGGGTTGATGAATATTTGTGAGGTAAGGCCGGCGTGTGCTGTTTTCATTCCTCTGATTTCTTCACCTGCTGCATATAACGTGCCACTGCTGACAAACATCACCAACGTCCGTCTCTCATTCCTTCTCTCTTGCTCTGATTCATAACTTCCAGTTGTTTAACAAAGCTTTGGCTGTTCTGTCCCGCTTGGTTTCCCCTAACACCTCTCTAACCCTGTCCACCTTCTCCTCCTGGGTCTCCCTCTGAAGGAGCCGGAGGCCGCATACTCCTCCCCCACCTCTGGGAGGCGCCCCGGTAGGGAGGAGGCCTTCTATGAGAATGTGGACCTTTACGAGAATGTGCCGTCCCCGAAGCTGGCCACCCGCTCCTCTCCCAAACCTGGTGGTACCGCCACCTCTGCCAGCCACTACAAAACGCCCGTCTCAGCCAGGAGCCTCTCCTCTCgagcttcctcttcctcctcttcctcctctctgGCTCCTGTCACTAATACTGCCATGTCTGGGCGCAGCACGGCCGCTCAGGTGATTAACGCTCCTGCCACTCTGCCAATAGCACAGCGTCTGGCCTACCTGTCCTCACGACACAGCGCAGTGAATTATCAGGCCCCCAGGGGGACCCAGATTTAATGCACAAATTACACTCTGCCGCACTGTTCAGCGTGTAGTAGCATAACTCATACTGTAAAACCAGCATGTCCGTCCCTGAGATTTCCCGGGGATTTTTCCCCCCGGTTTTGGCAAATCCCTTAGCGTGAGACTGTGGTGGCTGTAATTTGGAATGCGGCGTGTATTTAATGTGTGGTTGCCCAGGCGTGTTGGCACAGGGGGCTCCCTCAGCGCCGATTACTCAACCCCTGACAGGACTCTTTTTGCGAAAGATGTCACACGCCACCTGCGAGGTTCGGAGCGGGAACTCAAACATTACCTAATAAGCTTAGCGTACTTTGCAGAGGTTGCTGGAGCTGGGTGCTAGAGCTTGTACAAGGGAGctgtttttccttcactgtGCCAAGCATAGGATAAATCCAGAGTGGATTTATTTAGTTTTTCCGTTACATTTGGGAACTCTTAGCTTGGTGTTGACTGCGACTGGTGACGTACTGTAAATGACGGCACGGTCACAGGGCTGGCTCGCTAAAAAAGATTAGCGACGTAACGCTAAAAACTCTCACAGGAATGCTGGTTAGATTCAGAGGTATTAGCTAAATATAAAGTAGCTTAACTAAATGGTTCCCTGGGCTTAGCTCAGTGGAAAAACAGTGGATTTTGTATTTCATAAATTACAGAGCAAGACTAGCTGTGGAGGCAGAGGATATTAGTCACAAAACACTTTCATTTTGAACTAACGACTGCTTGTCTTCTTCAGAAACAGATGCACTAAAACCAAGAAAAGTGGCGGTTTAGACTTAATACTTTTTTGCTTTTATAGGATTTACTGAAAACCACTAAAAATTAATTCCATGCATTTTGCATAAAACCCATTAACTGTTTGATGACACAGCTTTTAACCAATTGTGTTGACATTCTGAAATAGCCTGGTTAGAGAGTCTGGGGGTAGAACTGGATTAAGGCATCCATAAATTTTCTTGACATTTCAAGCTATTTCCAGATAAAAGATGGCAGgagaaggaaaacaaacatttgcATTTAAGGTTTGACTACGGTAGAAATGGCATGAGCGCATTTGGTCGAGACGTGAGAGTGAGTTCGGTCCATGGGTAGCATTCCCAGATTCTTCATTTTACTGTGGGCTTTCCTTAACACTTTTCACTCTGTCTGTAGGAATTTAGGTTGAGGAAGCTCTGACATCACATCTTCAGAAAAATGCCAATTCCAGACACACCCATAGTCGGTCTAAGGGCCCCCCAGATTTTAGTTGACCCTTCCAGAAATGTGCAACCAATGAACTGATGGTGCTAAAACTGTTTTAAAAGTGCTATAAAAACTATACATTACATAGAACTATAACAAAGCTTTTCTCATGAATTAATGTGTACCAGCTCTTGGCTCCTCCCCACAATGTTCACGTGTTGTTGAATCAGACTCCCGATTCGCTACGGTGGCAGTGTGGTTTCTCATCTGCCCTTCTCTCTCCACCAAtcagctgaagggaaaaaaaggcCCAATCATCAACGGGACGGCGGCCAAGCAGAAGCTGGACAAGAATCAGCCCAAGAAGCCGAACGGTACCCTACCTGTGAAACGCA contains the following coding sequences:
- the afap1 gene encoding actin filament-associated protein 1 isoform X1, producing the protein MRSEPVLFASRAMEELVSELRLFLELLDREYLSAGVREKKLHISNILHRVLAAKEPTLKAEIHSSLPAPPQMPLPEIPHPWLPPDNGPPPLPSSSLPEGYYEEAVPLGPGKAPEYITSHYDSDAMSSSYESYDEEEEDGKGQKMRHQWPSEEASMDLVKDARICAFLLRKKRFGQWTKLLCVIKDNRLLCYKSSKDQVPQMDLPLAECSITHVPKDGKKKKHELKIVHQGADALVLAVQSKEQAEEWLKVMKEVCSNGAIDCDGVGSGSPVHKTELEKKLSCEKPSSDGEWNHENGTTDTKEQAKGKKNAKVDQKGAVGKVTGKKITKIISLGKKKPSTDEQTSSAEEDVPTCGYLNVLSNNRWRERWCRLKDNQLLLHKDRADLKSHMASLPLRGCEVIPGLDSKHPFAFRLLRNGQEVAVLEASSSENMGRWLGVLLAETGSTTDPAALHYDYIDVETTANVIQLAKQSFCFTSKRAVSPNPYLDNPVNGYACPSGVALHYDDVPINGTLKGKKGPIINGTAAKQKLDKNQPKKPNGTLPVKRTNSSAEQYKYGKNRVEADAKRLQAKEEEMMKRKQDIRNRLTQLKKERKDLRAAIETNTGKRSQATLAEKLKKVEDECKVKEEERVNLELELTEVKESLKKAMNGGITLGLTIEPKSGTSSPQSPVTLRRTMDNSPVSSCDTSDTDTCPLPVNSASLLRRQSSQKVPPVRGHVLQKAKEWEMKTGT
- the afap1 gene encoding actin filament-associated protein 1 isoform X3; the encoded protein is MEELVSELRLFLELLDREYLSAGVREKKLHISNILHRVLAAKEPTLKAEIHSSLPAPPQMPLPEIPHPWLPPDNGPPPLPSSSLPEGYYEEAVPLGPGKAPEYITSHYDSDAMSSSYESYDEEEEDGKGQKMRHQWPSEEASMDLVKDARICAFLLRKKRFGQWTKLLCVIKDNRLLCYKSSKDQVPQMDLPLAECSITHVPKDGKKKKHELKIVHQGADALVLAVQSKEQAEEWLKVMKEVCSNGAIDCDGVGSGSPVHKTELEKKLSCEKPSSDGEWNHENGTTDTKEQAKGKKNAKVDQKGAVGKVTGKKITKIISLGKKKPSTDEQTSSAEEDVPTCGYLNVLSNNRWRERWCRLKDNQLLLHKDRADLKSHMASLPLRGCEVIPGLDSKHPFAFRLLRNGQEVAVLEASSSENMGRWLGVLLAETGSTTDPAALHYDYIDVETTANVIQLAKQSFCFTSKRAVSPNPYLDNPVNGYACPSGVALHYDDVPINGTLKGKKGPIINGTAAKQKLDKNQPKKPNGTLPVKRTNSSAEQYKYGKNRVEADAKRLQAKEEEMMKRKQDIRNRLTQLKKERKDLRAAIETNTGKRSQATLAEKLKKVEDECKVKEEERVNLELELTEVKESLKKAMNGGITLGLTIEPKSGTSSPQSPVTLRRTMDNSPVSSCDTSDTDTCPLPVNSASLLRRQSSQKVPPVRGHVLQKAKEWEMKTGT